Genomic window (Bradyrhizobium sp. 186):
CCGCCCCCACCTTCAACTGTGTCATCAAGGCCGACGGTATGCCTGATAGCGACGCTCTGCAGCGGCTTTCGATCCGCGAGAAACCGCGCGATGTCCGCCGCCTTCAGATCGGACGAGAGCCGCGCATCGATGCCGGCGATATTGCCGGCCATCCCGTCGAAGAAATTCGTCTCGGCGGCGCGCAACACCGCATCTAGGATCGCTTTATCCATTTCCGCCGGGCCATAAGCGGCGGCCAACGGCGGAATATTTTCTTTCGTGCAAGCCACGACCTGGGCCCCGATGCACGAGGCATGCAGCTCGAACGCCGTCTGGAATCCGGTCTGTGCCAGATAAAGCCCGCGCGCGATCTGCAGCGAGCGGCGCAAACCGTCTACCGTCTGCGCCGGCGAAAGCTCCGGCCGCTTGTCGAACCATTTTGGCACCAGCAGCTCGGCGCTGGCGCCGACCGAGCTCCCCCTGCCCTCGACCTCGATCTCCACGCGCACGAACAGCTGCGGCGTCGCGTTGATCGTGATCGCGCCGAAGCGGAACGGCCGCGCGAAATGCACGGGTCGTTCAAAGAATGCGATGTCTCGCAGCTTCAGGCGCACAGGCATGGGTCTACGGAATGAGGAGCTTTGTGAAATTGATTTGGCCGCGGCGGCGGTGCACCTCTCCCGCTTGCGGGAGAGGTCGGCGCGGAGCGCCGGGTGAGGGTTCTCTCCTCAACGGGACAATCCCGACGCGGAAACACCCTCTCCCCACCCCTCCCCCGCAAGCGGGGGAGGGAGCGCACCGTGCGTGTGGTCCGTTCAGAGAACACCATCTCCATCTAGTCCAATGAACCCTGCGAGAAGAAGTGCTTGCGGATGCGCTGCACGAGCTCGGTGAAGACCGGGTCGGCCATCACGTCGAGCGAGCGCGGGCGCGGCAGCGGCACGTCGTAGATCGCGGCAATCGCACCGGGCCGTTCGGTCATGACCAGCACGCGGTCGGCAAGGAACACCGCCTCGGGGATCGAGTGCGTGATCAACAGCACGGTCTTCTTCGTCTCACGCTGGATCCGCATCAGCTCGACATTCATGCGCTCGCGCGTCAGCGCGTCGAGTGCGCCGAACGGCTCGTCCATCAGCATGATCCTGGGATCATGAACCAGCGCGCGGCAGATCGAGGCGCGCTGCTGCATGCCGCCGGAAAGCTGCCAGGGCAGCTTCTTCTCAAAGCCTTCCAGCCCCACCAGCTTCAAAAGCGCCTTGGCTCGGTCGAGATATTCTTGCCGCGGCAGCCGCTTCATGTCGATCGGCAGCATCACGTTGGCGAGAATGTTGCGCCATGGCAGCAGCAGCGCGCTCTGGAAGACGATGCCGACATTGCCGTGCGGCTTCGTCACCTTCTCGCCCTCGACCAGGATCTCGCCGGCCGTCGGCGGCAACAGTCCGGAGATCAGCTTGAGCAGCGTGGACTTGCCGCAGCCGGACGGGCCGACCACGACGAAGAACTCGCCGTCGTTGATGTGGAAGTCGAGCGGCCGCAGCGACGGCACGTCGCCGTCGCGCGTCCGATAGGTCTTCGACACGCCGGACAGTGTGATGCCCGACGCATCGCCAGCGGCCCGGTCGCTCACCAGTCTCAGATGCGCGGCCGGCTGCATGGCGTCACTCGATATCGCGGCTGGTTTCACGAGCCGCTCTTCGGCAGGTAGTCGTTGGTGTAGAAGGCTTTCGGTTTGTCCTTGGCCTTGGCGTCGAGCCCGCCATATTCGACCATCAGATTGACGCTGTCGGTCATGTTCTGGTCGGTGACCTGGAACGGCCGCTTGCTTTTGGTATCCGCGGTCCGGTAGAGCGGAATGGTCAGCTCAAAGCCCTGCGTCAGGGTATCGATCTTGCCGCCCTTCGGGTTGGCATCGAGGATCGACTGCGCCGCCGCCTTCGGCTCCTTCTCGGCCGCCTCGACGGCCTTCGTCGTCGCCGACATGAAGCGGCGGACGAGGTCGGCGTTGGCCTTCACATAATCGGAGTTGGCGATAATGCCCGAGGAGACCATGTTAATGCCGTAGTCGGCGAACTTGATCGGATAGACGTCCTTGCCGGTGGCGTCCTTGATCTTCATCGACTGGTCCATGACGTAGCCGAGCAACAGATCAGCCTGGCCGTTGATGACGGCGTTGAGCTTGGTCTGGCCATCGCCGGCCACGGTCTGGAACTCGCTCTCCTTCAGGCCGGTCTTCTTCAGGAACAGCGGCCAGATCTGGGTCATGGAGTCCGCAGGCGTGATCGCCACCGTCTTGCCCTTGATGTCCTCGGGCTTCCTGATGTTCTTGTCGGCAAAACCCATGGCTGACATCGGGCTGGTCTGGAGCAGCACGCCGGTCGCAATCACAGGCGCGCCCTTGATCGCAGCGCGCATCATGGTGGGAACGTCGACATAGCCGAAGGCGGCGGTCTTGGCGGCAACGGCCTGCGTGGTCGCAGCGGAGCCGCGGCCTTCCTGGATCTCGAGGTCGATGCCCTCGGCCGCGTAGATGCCCTTGGCCTTGCCATAATAGAACGGCGCATGCTCGCCGTAGACGTACCAGTTGAGCATCAGCACGACCTTGTCGGCCGCCTGCGCCGGCGCGATCGCGAACACCATCAGCGCCGCCGAGACGGCTCCTATCCACCGCTTCATCGCTACTCT
Coding sequences:
- a CDS encoding ABC transporter substrate-binding protein yields the protein MKRWIGAVSAALMVFAIAPAQAADKVVLMLNWYVYGEHAPFYYGKAKGIYAAEGIDLEIQEGRGSAATTQAVAAKTAAFGYVDVPTMMRAAIKGAPVIATGVLLQTSPMSAMGFADKNIRKPEDIKGKTVAITPADSMTQIWPLFLKKTGLKESEFQTVAGDGQTKLNAVINGQADLLLGYVMDQSMKIKDATGKDVYPIKFADYGINMVSSGIIANSDYVKANADLVRRFMSATTKAVEAAEKEPKAAAQSILDANPKGGKIDTLTQGFELTIPLYRTADTKSKRPFQVTDQNMTDSVNLMVEYGGLDAKAKDKPKAFYTNDYLPKSGS
- a CDS encoding ABC transporter ATP-binding protein, translating into MQPAAHLRLVSDRAAGDASGITLSGVSKTYRTRDGDVPSLRPLDFHINDGEFFVVVGPSGCGKSTLLKLISGLLPPTAGEILVEGEKVTKPHGNVGIVFQSALLLPWRNILANVMLPIDMKRLPRQEYLDRAKALLKLVGLEGFEKKLPWQLSGGMQQRASICRALVHDPRIMLMDEPFGALDALTRERMNVELMRIQRETKKTVLLITHSIPEAVFLADRVLVMTERPGAIAAIYDVPLPRPRSLDVMADPVFTELVQRIRKHFFSQGSLD